The proteins below come from a single Erinaceus europaeus chromosome 20, mEriEur2.1, whole genome shotgun sequence genomic window:
- the LOC103118764 gene encoding olfactory receptor 6M1-like — translation MDMQNQTRVTEFILTAFPVLRKLQISLFVTLFFIYTLTLTGNTVIISLIWADHRLQTPMYFFLSNLSILDILYTTSVTPKLLACLLEVRKIISFAGCITQTYFFFFLGTVEFILLAVMSFDRYVAICNPLRYTTIMSSRVCLLLVLGCWVGAFLSVLCPTIVVSRLPFCSEEINHFFCDIAPLLQAACIDTHFIEMINFLLSSLVLLTSLVLTTVSYTYIISTILRIPSAQGRQKAFSTCASHITVVSIAYGSNIFMYVRPSQSHSLDFDKVAAVLTTMVTPLLNPFIYSLRNEKVKEVLREAIIKIMSLLHKRA, via the coding sequence ATGGACATGCAGAATCAGACCAGAGTGACTGAATTTATCCTGACCGCATTCCCAGTTCTCCGTAAGCTTCAGATTTCCCTGTTTGTGacccttttctttatttacacACTTACTCTCACGGGAAACACTGTCATCATTTCCTTGATTTGGGCTGATCATCGCCTTCAAACTCCTATGTACTTTTTTCTCAGTAATCTGTCAATTTTGGACATTTTATATACTACCTCAGTTACCCCAAAACTCTTAGCCTGTCTTTTAGAGGTCAGGAAGATCATCTCATTTGCAGGCTGCATCACCCaaacctatttctttttcttcctggggACAGTGGAGTTCATCCTCCTGGCAGTGATGTCCTTCGACCGCTACGTGGCCATCTGCAACCCCCTGCGCTACACCACCATCATGAGCAGCAGGGTCTGCCTCCTGCtggtgctgggctgctgggtggGGGCCTTCCTCTCGGTGCTGTGCCCGACTATTGTGGTGTCCAGGCTGCCTTTCTGTTCCGAGGAAATCAATCACTTCTTCTGTGACATTGCCCCTCTGCTGCAGGCGGCCTGCATCGACACTCACTTCATTGAAATGATAAACTTCCTCTTATCTTCCCTTGTCCTCCTGACATCCCTGGTGCTCACCACAGTGTCCTACACCTACATCATCTCCACCATCCTGCGCATCCCCTCCGCCCAGGGTCGCCAGAAAGCCTTCTCCACCTGCGCGTCTCACATCACCGTGGTCTCCATCGCCTACGGCAGCAACATCTTCATGTATGTGAGGCCCAGTCAGAGTCACTCACTGGACTTTGACAAGGTGGCAGCTGTCCTCACCACAATGGTCACACCTCTGCTGAACCCCTTTATTTACAGTTTGAGGAATGAAAAGGTGAAGGAAGTTTTGAGAGAAGCAATCATCAAGATTATGTCCTTATTGCATAAGAGAGCATGA